The following proteins are encoded in a genomic region of Rhizobium sp. ZPR4:
- a CDS encoding HU family DNA-binding protein — protein sequence MTTTNEIADKIAADHKLTKVQSKAIVEAVFAAITGAATSGTETSIPGFGKFKVKDTPAREARNPGTGATIKVAASKKLAFTPAKALKDALNK from the coding sequence ATGACCACCACCAATGAAATCGCAGACAAGATTGCTGCAGACCACAAGCTTACCAAAGTCCAGAGCAAGGCGATTGTCGAAGCCGTCTTTGCAGCTATTACCGGGGCCGCAACATCCGGCACCGAAACCTCGATCCCGGGCTTTGGCAAGTTCAAAGTCAAGGATACGCCGGCGCGCGAAGCACGCAATCCGGGAACGGGCGCAACCATCAAGGTTGCTGCATCGAAGAAGCTCGCCTTCACGCCCGCCAAGGCGCTGAAGGATGCACTCAACAAATAA
- a CDS encoding Tim44 domain-containing protein, translating to MFRAVPRFAKIAAIVVLAAASSLATFDAVDARRAGSSGFGSRGTRTFDAPAVTRTAPTQAAPIDRSMTQRPQQQTTTQPPLGAPQRPGLFGGFGGSMIGGLIAGGLLGMMLGHGFGGGVGFLGMLLQIGLIVLLISFAMRFFANRQRTQYAAPGSGPSYNMNAMNNAGASPRPSFSIPSIGGGTAGGPKARQANDEIGLQQADLDRFEHLLTEIQTAYGAEDYATIRRLTTPEAMSYLAEELGENATHGVRNSVSDVRLLQGDIAEAWREGDSEYATLAMRYSSIDAMVDRATGKLVDGDDRNPSETTELWTFVRKPGADWTLSAIQGTETH from the coding sequence ATGTTCCGCGCAGTACCGCGTTTTGCCAAGATCGCAGCCATCGTCGTCCTTGCCGCCGCTTCATCTTTAGCGACCTTTGACGCTGTCGATGCGCGTCGGGCTGGATCCAGCGGGTTCGGAAGCCGTGGGACGCGCACCTTCGATGCCCCGGCTGTAACGCGGACGGCACCCACGCAGGCAGCCCCGATCGATCGGTCGATGACGCAGCGACCGCAGCAGCAGACAACGACCCAGCCGCCGCTCGGCGCACCGCAGCGTCCAGGCCTTTTTGGCGGCTTCGGTGGATCGATGATTGGTGGTCTGATCGCCGGCGGCCTTCTCGGCATGATGCTCGGCCATGGTTTCGGCGGCGGCGTCGGCTTCCTCGGCATGCTGCTGCAGATCGGCCTGATCGTGCTGCTCATCAGCTTCGCCATGCGCTTCTTTGCAAACCGCCAGCGCACGCAATATGCGGCACCCGGATCTGGGCCGTCCTACAACATGAACGCCATGAACAATGCTGGCGCCTCGCCGCGTCCTTCCTTTTCGATCCCGTCCATCGGTGGTGGAACGGCGGGCGGGCCGAAAGCACGCCAAGCCAATGACGAGATCGGGCTGCAACAGGCCGATCTCGATCGCTTCGAGCATCTTCTTACCGAAATCCAAACGGCCTACGGTGCCGAGGACTATGCAACGATCCGCAGACTGACCACGCCGGAAGCGATGTCCTATCTTGCCGAGGAGCTGGGCGAGAACGCCACCCACGGTGTGCGCAACAGCGTTTCAGACGTCCGCCTGCTGCAGGGCGATATCGCCGAAGCCTGGCGCGAGGGCGACAGTGAATATGCAACGCTTGCCATGCGTTATTCCAGCATCGACGCGATGGTCGATCGTGCGACCGGGAAGCTTGTCGACGGCGACGATCGCAATCCTTCGGAAACGACCGAGCTCTGGACCTTCGTGCGCAAGCCGGGTGCTGATTGGACGCTTTCCGCGATTCAGGGAACGGAAACCCACTAG
- the kdpF gene encoding K(+)-transporting ATPase subunit F: MAAKCSRIFSTEFANPRRLSAGIQASAQAAVAQAGIYKIFISSAVRPSRTLMQFSRILYGEDTHEVIFPSAERKEAPLRRSAPFIASAVNNNNQGIAIDDGRSSCRDRRFILPPLRRLYQGLRQPLVGETAMLLDYILGGGVTIFLTVYLVYALIRPERF, from the coding sequence ATGGCTGCTAAATGCAGCCGCATTTTTTCGACAGAATTCGCCAATCCGCGCAGGCTTTCGGCTGGCATTCAGGCATCCGCACAAGCCGCCGTCGCCCAGGCCGGCATTTATAAGATTTTTATATCTTCGGCGGTCCGGCCGTCTCGAACGTTAATGCAGTTCAGCCGCATATTGTATGGCGAAGATACACACGAAGTGATCTTCCCCTCGGCAGAGAGAAAAGAGGCGCCTCTTCGTCGGAGCGCGCCTTTCATCGCTTCTGCAGTCAACAATAACAATCAAGGAATCGCGATCGATGATGGACGTTCTTCTTGTCGGGATCGGCGTTTTATTCTTCCTCCTTTGCGTCGCCTATACCAAGGCCTGCGACAGCCTCTAGTCGGAGAGACGGCAATGCTTCTCGATTACATTCTCGGTGGCGGCGTGACGATCTTTCTCACCGTCTACCTGGTCTATGCTCTCATTCGCCCCGAGCGCTTCTAA
- a CDS encoding substrate-binding domain-containing protein: protein MTTSIRHIAKLAGTSVSSVSRVLNNSGYASPELRERVEAAIRTLNYTPSKGARMLRGAPSRMIGLMLPSIDVPFFGILAHAIEQELFRRGYQTLICSTAENMDHEARYISMLLSQRVDGVIVASAFGSTLHFEALRDAHIPIVAIDRELTGITDDAIMADHEEGGRLMARHLIGLGHRAIGIVGAPAHSQPVQLRLRGITVELAENGITPAAVRMAEEHSFAAAYPLAKELVASRPEMTAIIGATDISAIAAIHAVQDHGFSVPRDYSVIGFDDLPEAAYVFPRLTTVAQPIRGVGEQAVRRLETLIEVQQADGEPQNGAILKVPVTLIQRDSTGPVRK, encoded by the coding sequence GTGACGACCAGCATCCGACATATCGCCAAACTCGCGGGAACCTCGGTCTCTTCAGTCTCACGCGTGCTCAACAATAGCGGCTATGCGTCTCCCGAGCTTCGGGAGCGCGTCGAGGCCGCCATCCGCACGCTGAACTACACCCCGAGCAAGGGAGCGCGTATGCTGCGCGGGGCTCCAAGCCGGATGATCGGGCTGATGCTGCCATCGATCGACGTGCCCTTCTTCGGCATCCTTGCCCACGCTATCGAGCAGGAATTGTTCCGGCGCGGCTACCAGACGCTGATCTGCAGCACGGCTGAAAACATGGACCACGAAGCGCGCTACATTTCCATGCTGCTATCCCAGCGCGTCGACGGCGTCATCGTCGCAAGTGCCTTTGGCAGTACCTTGCATTTTGAAGCATTGCGCGACGCACATATCCCCATCGTCGCGATCGATCGCGAGCTCACGGGTATAACGGACGACGCCATCATGGCCGATCACGAGGAAGGCGGACGATTGATGGCCCGCCATCTGATCGGCCTCGGCCATCGCGCGATCGGCATCGTCGGCGCCCCCGCCCATAGTCAGCCGGTCCAACTTCGCCTTCGAGGTATTACGGTTGAATTGGCTGAAAATGGCATTACCCCCGCTGCCGTACGCATGGCGGAGGAACACAGCTTCGCCGCCGCCTATCCGCTGGCGAAAGAACTGGTGGCCTCACGACCCGAAATGACCGCGATCATCGGCGCGACGGATATTTCGGCGATCGCTGCAATCCACGCCGTTCAGGATCATGGCTTTTCAGTGCCTCGTGACTATTCGGTCATCGGCTTCGACGATCTGCCGGAGGCGGCCTATGTCTTTCCGCGGTTGACGACCGTAGCGCAGCCGATCCGTGGTGTCGGCGAACAGGCAGTCCGGCGATTGGAGACGCTGATCGAAGTGCAGCAAGCAGATGGAGAGCCCCAGAACGGCGCCATCCTCAAGGTGCCGGTCACATTGATCCAGCGCGACTCCACCGGTCCCGTCCGCAAATGA
- a CDS encoding glycerophosphodiester phosphodiesterase family protein, protein MDYADYIADPARDCAIVVHRGIWRAAPENSLLAIERSIAAGYDVVEIDVRCSSDGEFFLLHDDTLERTAGLAQEAEGLTLQQLSSLNLRDCDGGETNRMTGEKLPSLKDVFDLTRGRIFLHLDVKRRDMIPDVIACARAMGVDRQVDFWGDLKTSDDLAWIRGNVSPEMVLFMAKTRLGSADAENQLDLLCQLNPLLCEIYFDSLDQLSARKALFVDAGARLWVNTLDSVSCAGFTDTAALQDPAAIWGRLIDAGVSAIQTDEAEALKTYLKTR, encoded by the coding sequence ATGGACTATGCCGACTATATCGCCGATCCCGCGCGTGACTGCGCGATCGTGGTTCATCGCGGGATCTGGCGCGCTGCGCCGGAAAACAGCTTGCTTGCGATCGAGCGGTCAATCGCTGCCGGCTATGACGTGGTCGAGATCGACGTGCGGTGCAGCAGCGATGGAGAGTTTTTCCTTCTGCATGACGATACGCTTGAGCGGACGGCTGGTCTCGCGCAAGAGGCAGAAGGGTTGACGCTGCAGCAATTGTCGAGCCTGAACCTGCGCGACTGCGATGGCGGCGAGACGAACCGAATGACGGGAGAAAAGCTGCCGAGCCTAAAGGATGTCTTCGACCTCACGCGCGGCCGCATTTTCCTGCATCTCGATGTCAAGCGCAGAGACATGATCCCTGACGTGATTGCCTGCGCCCGGGCGATGGGCGTCGATCGGCAGGTTGATTTTTGGGGCGATCTGAAAACCTCGGACGATCTCGCCTGGATCCGGGGCAACGTGTCGCCGGAGATGGTTCTGTTCATGGCGAAAACACGCCTCGGTTCCGCTGACGCCGAAAACCAGCTCGATCTTCTGTGCCAGCTCAACCCGCTGCTCTGTGAAATCTACTTCGACAGTCTTGATCAGCTTTCGGCCCGCAAGGCACTTTTTGTGGATGCGGGTGCGCGCCTTTGGGTCAATACGCTCGATTCCGTTTCCTGCGCCGGCTTCACGGATACTGCCGCTCTGCAGGATCCTGCGGCGATTTGGGGCAGGCTTATTGATGCCGGCGTCTCCGCGATCCAGACGGACGAGGCTGAGGCGCTGAAGACCTATCTCAAGACGCGTTAA
- a CDS encoding carbohydrate kinase family protein: MRTGEEVRDSERKDKGGIVCAGNFIVDRVHTLSYWPEQGNLAYIQHQDVGVGGGAANVVTDLASLGFPGKLAAAGCIGTDIDGGIVKTRLQGAGIDVSGLRELPDHATAHTHVMNVPGQNRTFFYHGGANDAVTDVLISPATFANAGYRFFYLGYLMLLPGLDAIDADGRSGASRLLQAAHNAGLTTCVDFVSSEDPEFAAKVGAALPYCDFLVINEIEAGRATGMTVRDAKGELIEAALLAAGERLLIAGVAKGAIIHAPEICFWFAPGAKPIISRSRPVDPADIVSTVGAGDAFCAAVLYGLHEDWPVERICAAAHAAAARCLGGATATDGIPDMAALLADVKEMQSACA, encoded by the coding sequence ATGCGGACCGGGGAGGAGGTTCGCGACAGCGAAAGGAAAGACAAGGGAGGCATCGTCTGCGCGGGAAACTTCATCGTCGACCGCGTGCATACGCTGTCCTACTGGCCCGAACAGGGTAATCTTGCCTATATCCAGCATCAGGATGTGGGCGTTGGCGGCGGGGCCGCCAATGTCGTCACCGATCTCGCCTCGCTCGGCTTTCCCGGAAAGCTCGCGGCGGCAGGCTGCATCGGCACGGATATCGATGGCGGGATTGTCAAGACGCGGCTTCAAGGCGCCGGCATCGATGTCAGCGGTCTGCGGGAGCTTCCCGACCATGCGACGGCGCATACCCATGTCATGAACGTGCCGGGGCAGAACCGTACGTTCTTCTATCATGGTGGTGCCAATGATGCGGTGACGGATGTGCTCATCTCGCCCGCGACCTTTGCCAACGCCGGCTATCGCTTCTTCTATCTTGGCTATCTGATGTTGCTGCCCGGTCTCGATGCCATCGATGCGGATGGTCGATCGGGGGCGTCGCGCTTGCTTCAGGCCGCGCACAATGCCGGCCTGACCACCTGCGTCGATTTCGTCTCCAGCGAGGACCCGGAGTTTGCGGCAAAGGTCGGCGCAGCCCTGCCATATTGTGATTTCCTCGTCATCAACGAAATCGAGGCAGGTAGGGCAACCGGCATGACCGTACGAGATGCGAAGGGGGAGTTGATCGAAGCGGCATTATTGGCAGCGGGTGAGCGTTTGCTGATCGCGGGTGTCGCCAAGGGGGCAATCATTCACGCTCCGGAAATCTGCTTCTGGTTTGCGCCGGGCGCAAAGCCAATTATCTCCCGCTCCCGACCGGTCGATCCGGCCGATATCGTCAGCACCGTCGGCGCGGGCGACGCTTTTTGCGCCGCCGTACTCTACGGCCTGCATGAGGATTGGCCCGTCGAGCGCATCTGCGCCGCTGCCCATGCCGCTGCCGCCCGTTGCCTTGGAGGGGCGACCGCGACCGATGGCATCCCTGACATGGCGGCACTTCTGGCGGATGTGAAGGAGATGCAGTCCGCCTGTGCTTAA
- a CDS encoding zinc-dependent alcohol dehydrogenase family protein — translation MRAVRLEAIGHMAMHMVEKPTAGPGEVVVRVMAAGICGSDRHMYKGEYPTAIPVTLGHEFCGLVEEVGEGVSSFVGGELVTVDPNIACGTCPACRRGRPNLCANLKAIGVTRDGGFADYVAVPCGQAFTLPADLDPVHGAFCEPLACCIHAIDKAKIRPGDSVAILGGGVIGLLMVQLARLAGADQIILITRQLSRREAALRLGATQALDPTATDAVAAVRQLTHGGVDVVIECAGVPETLQTGVQMVRRGGAFVLFGVTPAGLEVPVLPFDLLVNEIEIRPAYLNPFTHSRAAGMVASGILELDSLVTKTIGLEDVAGVVGSAPLAGEIKVIVRP, via the coding sequence ATGAGGGCAGTCCGTTTGGAAGCGATCGGCCATATGGCCATGCACATGGTCGAGAAACCGACTGCCGGGCCGGGAGAAGTCGTCGTGCGCGTAATGGCTGCGGGCATCTGCGGATCCGACCGGCACATGTACAAGGGCGAATATCCAACGGCGATCCCGGTGACGCTTGGCCATGAATTCTGCGGCCTCGTGGAGGAGGTGGGTGAGGGCGTTTCGTCGTTCGTCGGCGGAGAACTCGTCACGGTCGACCCGAATATCGCTTGCGGCACATGCCCGGCTTGCAGGCGTGGCCGGCCGAACCTGTGCGCCAACCTGAAGGCCATCGGCGTGACGCGGGATGGTGGCTTTGCCGACTATGTCGCGGTTCCCTGCGGCCAGGCGTTCACGCTGCCTGCGGATCTCGATCCCGTTCATGGCGCCTTTTGCGAGCCGCTGGCCTGCTGCATCCATGCCATCGACAAGGCGAAGATTCGCCCGGGTGACAGCGTCGCCATATTGGGCGGCGGCGTCATCGGACTGCTCATGGTGCAACTGGCCCGTCTCGCAGGCGCGGATCAGATCATCCTGATCACGAGGCAGCTATCGCGGCGCGAAGCGGCTTTACGGCTGGGCGCAACGCAGGCTCTTGATCCGACGGCGACAGATGCGGTTGCCGCCGTTCGGCAGTTGACCCATGGCGGCGTCGATGTGGTTATAGAATGCGCCGGCGTTCCCGAGACGCTCCAGACGGGCGTTCAGATGGTGCGGCGCGGTGGTGCCTTCGTGCTGTTCGGTGTGACGCCGGCGGGGCTGGAAGTGCCCGTGTTGCCGTTCGATCTGCTTGTCAACGAGATCGAGATCAGGCCAGCCTATCTCAATCCCTTCACGCATTCCCGCGCCGCCGGCATGGTGGCAAGCGGGATTCTGGAGCTGGATTCGCTTGTGACGAAGACGATCGGCCTTGAGGATGTTGCGGGTGTGGTCGGCAGCGCGCCGCTGGCAGGCGAAATCAAGGTCATCGTTCGGCCATGA
- the nrdF gene encoding class 1b ribonucleoside-diphosphate reductase subunit beta, whose translation MNMQFKPASRVRAINWNRIEDDKDLEVWNRLTGNFWLPEKVPLSNDSQSWATLKPEEQQLTIRVFTGLTLLDTIQNGVGAVKLMADAVTPHEEAVLSNISFMEAVHARSYSSIFSTLCLTPDVDDAYRWSEENEFLQKKSTLIMEQYSSGDPLRKKVASVFLESFLFYSGFYLPMFWSSRAKLTNTADMIRLIIRDEAVHGYYIGYKFQRGLEQLSQERRQEIKDFAFDLLLELYDNEAKYTEALYDGVGLTEDVKKFLHYNANKALMNLGYEALFPAEACKVNPAILSALSPNADENHDFFSGSGSSYVIGKAVATEDEDWNF comes from the coding sequence ATGAACATGCAATTCAAGCCGGCGAGCCGCGTTCGCGCCATCAACTGGAACCGCATCGAGGACGACAAGGATCTCGAGGTCTGGAATCGCCTGACCGGGAATTTCTGGTTGCCGGAAAAGGTGCCGCTGTCGAACGACAGCCAGTCCTGGGCAACCCTGAAGCCGGAGGAGCAGCAGCTCACCATCCGCGTCTTCACCGGACTGACGCTGCTCGACACGATCCAGAACGGCGTCGGCGCCGTCAAGCTGATGGCCGATGCCGTAACCCCGCATGAAGAAGCGGTGCTGTCGAACATCTCCTTCATGGAAGCCGTGCATGCGCGCTCCTATTCGTCGATCTTCTCGACGCTCTGCCTGACGCCCGATGTCGACGACGCCTATCGCTGGTCCGAAGAGAACGAGTTCCTGCAGAAGAAGTCGACGCTGATCATGGAACAGTATTCGTCCGGCGATCCCCTGCGGAAGAAGGTCGCCAGTGTCTTCCTTGAAAGCTTCCTGTTCTATTCGGGCTTTTATCTGCCGATGTTCTGGTCGAGCCGCGCCAAGCTCACCAATACGGCCGACATGATCCGCCTCATCATCCGCGATGAGGCCGTGCATGGCTATTATATCGGCTACAAGTTCCAGCGCGGTCTGGAGCAGCTTTCGCAAGAGCGGCGGCAGGAGATCAAGGATTTTGCCTTCGATCTGTTGCTGGAGCTTTACGACAACGAAGCCAAATATACCGAAGCGCTCTATGACGGCGTCGGGCTGACGGAAGACGTCAAGAAGTTCCTGCACTACAACGCCAACAAGGCGCTGATGAACCTCGGTTACGAGGCGCTTTTCCCTGCCGAAGCCTGCAAGGTCAATCCGGCGATCCTGTCAGCACTTTCGCCGAATGCCGATGAAAATCACGACTTCTTCTCGGGCTCCGGCTCGTCCTACGTCATCGGCAAGGCGGTCGCGACCGAAGACGAAGACTGGAATTTCTGA
- a CDS encoding D-lyxose/D-mannose family sugar isomerase, producing the protein MKRSEINEALRRASKTLEHWRWSLPEWGYWTAEDFAANPEAARYLRSHQLGWDVTDFGSGRFAECGLVLFCLRNGIVGVEGERTYAEKLLFVEEGQVTPTHRHQAKMEDIINRAGGDLVIEFAATDAEGNVLQDDVTVPVDGLPRKLAAWEPLVLSPGQSVTIHTGLYHRFYGRKGGGPVFVGEVSQVNDDNSDNYFLEPIGRFAAIEEDELPLRPLWNEAGG; encoded by the coding sequence ATGAAGCGCTCCGAGATCAACGAAGCGCTGCGGCGCGCAAGCAAAACCCTCGAACATTGGCGTTGGTCGCTGCCGGAATGGGGTTATTGGACTGCGGAGGATTTCGCCGCCAATCCGGAAGCAGCGCGATATCTGCGCAGCCATCAGCTGGGGTGGGACGTCACGGACTTCGGCTCCGGCCGGTTTGCCGAATGTGGTCTCGTGCTGTTTTGCCTGCGCAACGGCATCGTCGGTGTTGAGGGCGAGCGCACCTATGCCGAGAAGCTGCTTTTCGTCGAGGAAGGGCAGGTAACGCCAACCCATCGCCATCAGGCAAAGATGGAGGACATCATCAACAGGGCCGGCGGCGATCTCGTGATCGAATTCGCTGCGACCGACGCCGAGGGCAATGTGCTGCAGGATGACGTGACCGTCCCGGTGGATGGCTTGCCGAGAAAACTTGCCGCATGGGAACCGCTGGTTCTTTCCCCCGGCCAAAGCGTGACGATCCACACCGGGCTCTATCATCGCTTCTACGGCCGAAAGGGCGGCGGGCCGGTCTTCGTCGGTGAGGTCAGTCAGGTCAATGACGACAATAGCGATAACTACTTTCTAGAGCCGATCGGGCGCTTCGCCGCGATCGAGGAGGATGAGCTGCCTCTCAGGCCACTCTGGAATGAGGCAGGTGGCTGA
- a CDS encoding Gfo/Idh/MocA family oxidoreductase — MKRVFRFGVIGCGLMGREFASAAARWLHLADTRARPEIVAVCDTNPALLDWFKDNVPSVRQSTGDYKELLANPDVDAVYCAVPHVLHQQFYIDILKAGKHLLGEKPFGMDAAQNREIMAVLAENPKLLVRCSSEMPFFPGAQKVIALAESGEMGDILEVEAGFLHSSDIDRQKPINWKRMADINGDYGCMGDLGMHVLHVPLRLGWRPQTLHAQLVKKITERPDGKGGMVPCTTWDNATISTRVSAGGQDFPMVLKTWRIAPGEANSWYIRVLGMKKSAFFTTKSPRQWQWMDYTGGTQAWSTEDLGYGSLFPAITGKIFEFGFADAIQQMWAAFVDELAGGNANGFSCATPEEAQAHHAVLTAALKSGRENIVVPVDYEGATAR; from the coding sequence ATGAAAAGAGTATTCCGCTTCGGCGTCATCGGCTGCGGCTTGATGGGGCGCGAATTCGCAAGCGCTGCGGCGCGTTGGCTGCATCTGGCCGATACAAGAGCCCGACCGGAAATCGTCGCCGTCTGCGACACCAATCCAGCACTTCTCGACTGGTTCAAGGACAATGTGCCATCAGTCCGGCAATCCACCGGCGATTATAAGGAGCTGCTGGCCAATCCGGATGTCGACGCCGTTTATTGCGCCGTGCCGCATGTGCTGCATCAGCAATTCTATATCGACATTCTAAAAGCTGGAAAGCATCTGCTTGGCGAAAAGCCGTTCGGCATGGATGCGGCACAGAACCGCGAGATCATGGCGGTTCTTGCCGAAAACCCGAAGCTTCTGGTTCGCTGCTCGTCGGAAATGCCGTTCTTCCCAGGAGCGCAGAAGGTCATCGCGCTCGCTGAAAGCGGCGAGATGGGCGATATTCTCGAAGTCGAAGCCGGCTTCCTGCACTCCTCCGATATCGACAGGCAGAAGCCGATCAACTGGAAGCGCATGGCCGATATCAACGGTGACTATGGCTGCATGGGCGATCTCGGCATGCATGTCCTGCACGTACCCTTGCGGCTCGGCTGGCGTCCGCAAACCCTGCATGCGCAACTGGTCAAGAAGATCACCGAGCGGCCGGACGGAAAGGGCGGCATGGTGCCGTGCACGACCTGGGACAACGCAACGATCAGCACCCGCGTCAGCGCGGGCGGCCAGGATTTTCCGATGGTGCTGAAGACTTGGCGTATCGCTCCGGGCGAAGCCAATAGCTGGTATATTCGCGTCCTCGGCATGAAGAAGAGCGCTTTCTTTACCACCAAGTCGCCGCGGCAATGGCAATGGATGGATTATACCGGTGGTACGCAGGCCTGGAGCACCGAAGACCTCGGATACGGCTCCCTCTTCCCGGCGATCACCGGCAAGATCTTTGAATTCGGCTTTGCCGATGCCATCCAGCAAATGTGGGCGGCCTTCGTCGATGAATTGGCAGGTGGAAACGCCAATGGTTTTTCCTGCGCCACGCCGGAAGAAGCGCAGGCTCATCACGCGGTACTGACGGCGGCGCTGAAATCCGGCCGTGAGAATATCGTGGTGCCGGTCGACTACGAAGGAGCAACCGCCCGATGA
- a CDS encoding aldolase, with protein MKSARLNRLFGVSGNCFDVAIDHGMFNERTFLAGIEDMRTAVKVIADAAPDAIQLPPGTAPILQAIPGKNRPALVLRTDIANIYGNPLPSALFSEMIDRGVEQAVVLDAACVVVNLLMLPNQPEVYRACVRNVNSLKRECEIYGMPLMVEPLVMQDNSKGAYMVDGTIDKILPLVRQAAELGADIIKADPCDNVQEYHRVIEIAQGLPVLVRGGGRVSDQEILSRTKQLMEQGTRGIVYGRNVIQHNNPAGMTRALMAIVHEEASVEDASRHLA; from the coding sequence ATGAAATCCGCGCGGCTCAACCGCCTGTTTGGCGTATCTGGAAATTGCTTCGACGTCGCCATCGATCATGGCATGTTCAATGAACGGACCTTTCTGGCCGGCATCGAGGATATGCGGACGGCGGTCAAGGTGATTGCCGACGCCGCGCCCGATGCCATCCAGCTTCCTCCGGGAACTGCGCCCATTTTGCAGGCGATTCCCGGTAAAAATCGTCCGGCTCTGGTGTTGCGGACCGATATCGCCAATATCTATGGCAATCCACTGCCCTCGGCGCTGTTTTCCGAGATGATCGACCGGGGTGTGGAGCAGGCGGTGGTGCTCGATGCTGCCTGCGTCGTCGTCAATCTTCTGATGCTGCCGAACCAGCCTGAAGTCTACCGCGCCTGCGTGCGCAACGTGAACAGCCTGAAGCGCGAATGCGAGATTTACGGCATGCCGCTTATGGTCGAGCCGCTGGTCATGCAGGATAATTCCAAGGGTGCCTATATGGTCGACGGCACGATCGACAAGATCCTGCCGCTGGTGCGCCAGGCAGCCGAACTCGGCGCCGACATCATCAAGGCCGACCCCTGCGACAACGTGCAGGAGTATCATCGTGTCATCGAGATCGCTCAGGGCCTGCCCGTGCTGGTGCGTGGCGGCGGCCGCGTCTCGGATCAGGAAATACTCTCGCGCACGAAACAGTTGATGGAGCAGGGCACCCGCGGCATCGTTTATGGCCGCAATGTCATCCAGCACAACAATCCAGCCGGCATGACGCGCGCGCTGATGGCGATCGTCCATGAAGAGGCGTCCGTCGAAGACGCCTCGCGGCATCTCGCCTGA